Proteins co-encoded in one Streptomyces sp. SLBN-31 genomic window:
- a CDS encoding DUF488 domain-containing protein, with translation MSVRVRRVYEPPEPDDGVRVLVDRLWPRGLSKDAAHVDEWPKALTPSTELRRWYHAGVGSYDEFGSRYEAELEAAEAAELLDHVRELSDKGAVTLLTSAKDPEHSHAAVLVRVLTSRSR, from the coding sequence GTGAGCGTTCGTGTGCGCCGTGTCTACGAACCGCCCGAGCCGGACGACGGCGTCCGTGTCCTGGTCGACCGGTTGTGGCCGCGCGGCCTGTCCAAGGACGCGGCGCACGTCGACGAGTGGCCCAAGGCCCTGACCCCGTCGACCGAACTGCGCCGCTGGTACCACGCCGGCGTGGGTTCCTACGACGAGTTCGGCAGCCGGTACGAGGCGGAGCTGGAGGCCGCCGAGGCCGCCGAACTCCTCGATCATGTCCGGGAGTTGTCGGACAAGGGCGCGGTGACGCTGCTGACCTCCGCCAAGGACCCCGAGCACAGTCACGCGGCCGTGCTGGTCCGCGTGCTCACCTCCCGTTCCAGGTAG
- a CDS encoding FadR/GntR family transcriptional regulator → MEALPRETIVDVLEERLREDILAGRHPAGSYLPPERQLADGYGVTRTTLKHAFGRLVQAGLLETRHGVGTRVLDYARQGGADLLPMLVRHDPKWLHEIFEVRRSIGALIAERAAARATRYQHAELRRLLEAVREAGDADAVQLADIEVHRALARATGNRVYALLTNTLFKAYLPVRAALRGPFTDAEAAHRRLGPVVDAVVSGDGRRAHAAADAYLRDTERIMLEGLA, encoded by the coding sequence GTGGAGGCCCTGCCCCGCGAGACGATCGTGGACGTGCTCGAGGAGCGGCTGCGCGAGGACATCCTCGCGGGCCGGCATCCCGCGGGCAGCTACCTGCCGCCGGAACGCCAGTTGGCCGACGGCTACGGCGTCACCCGCACCACCCTCAAACACGCCTTCGGGCGGCTCGTCCAGGCCGGACTCCTGGAGACCCGGCACGGTGTCGGCACCAGGGTCCTCGACTACGCCCGGCAGGGCGGCGCGGACCTGCTGCCGATGCTCGTCCGGCACGACCCGAAGTGGCTCCACGAGATCTTCGAGGTGCGGCGCTCGATCGGCGCCCTCATCGCCGAGCGGGCCGCCGCCCGAGCGACCCGGTACCAACACGCCGAACTACGGCGCCTGTTGGAGGCCGTACGGGAAGCGGGCGACGCCGACGCCGTGCAGCTGGCCGACATCGAGGTGCACCGGGCCCTCGCCCGGGCCACCGGCAACCGCGTGTACGCGCTGCTGACCAACACCCTCTTCAAGGCCTACCTCCCCGTCCGGGCCGCCCTGCGCGGGCCCTTCACCGACGCCGAAGCCGCCCACCGGCGGCTCGGGCCGGTCGTGGACGCGGTGGTGTCCGGCGACGGCCGTCGGGCGCACGCCGCCGCCGACGCCTACCTGCGGGACACCGAGCGGATCATGCTGGAGGGACTGGCATGA
- a CDS encoding GMC family oxidoreductase has protein sequence MTAPGLVAALLADTGDEEWPGRVPGRLEAFLSALPAPVRTAVRAGTGVVDAYAVLHSGRRLNALTPDERQAVLDSLAARPRLLPALDLLKVPVLLAAATERTPAPPPAAAFTDPPLDCVPAGDWPTRARADAVVVGSGAGGAVAARTLARAGLDVVVLEEGEHHTTASFGARAPLERFTDLYRDGGATAALGDPPLLLPVGRAVGGTTVVNSGTCYRTPDHVIDRWSSRYGFHLADGLPSRLDEIERTLRVATQPLDVLGVNGLLALAGAERLGWRAGPLRRNAPGCKGLCQCVVGCPTGAKQSVQLSVLPEACAAGARIVTGARVLRVLLDRDGPGGPRAAGVRARRADGSELEILSPLVVTAAGALQTPALLRRSGLGRHPRLGRNLSVHPATSVAGRFAEPVDSWTGVLQSVGVEELHDQGILIEATASPPGMSSFVLPGLGRSLRRELETADRLAVLGAMIADRPSGRVRGRDRTLVRYRLDPRDGARLITAVRAMGRLLFAAGAQEVLTGIPRAPRADTPAGLDSLLDTVTPRDLHLSAFHPTGTVAAGGDPQRAPADSEGRLRGVRGVLVVDASVLPGCPEVNPQLSIMAAALAVTENYLEREVSTRTSTAA, from the coding sequence GTGACGGCGCCCGGGCTGGTCGCCGCACTGCTCGCCGACACCGGCGACGAGGAGTGGCCGGGCAGGGTGCCCGGGAGGCTGGAGGCGTTCCTGTCCGCACTGCCCGCGCCCGTGCGGACCGCGGTGCGCGCGGGCACCGGCGTCGTGGACGCCTACGCCGTCCTGCACAGCGGGCGCCGGCTGAACGCCCTGACGCCGGACGAACGGCAGGCGGTGCTCGACTCGCTCGCCGCCCGCCCCCGGCTCCTGCCGGCCCTCGACCTGCTGAAGGTCCCCGTCCTGCTCGCCGCGGCCACCGAGCGCACCCCGGCTCCACCGCCGGCCGCCGCCTTCACCGACCCGCCCCTGGACTGCGTCCCGGCCGGGGACTGGCCCACCCGGGCCCGGGCCGACGCCGTCGTCGTGGGATCGGGCGCCGGCGGCGCGGTCGCAGCCCGCACCCTCGCGCGTGCCGGACTCGACGTCGTCGTCCTCGAGGAGGGCGAGCACCACACCACGGCGTCCTTCGGCGCCCGCGCGCCGCTGGAGCGCTTCACCGACCTGTACCGCGACGGCGGCGCGACCGCGGCCCTGGGCGACCCGCCCCTCCTGCTGCCGGTAGGACGGGCCGTCGGCGGCACCACCGTCGTCAACTCCGGCACCTGCTACCGCACCCCGGACCACGTCATCGACCGCTGGAGCAGCCGGTACGGCTTCCACCTCGCCGACGGACTCCCATCCCGGCTCGACGAGATCGAACGCACGCTGCGCGTGGCCACCCAGCCCCTCGACGTCCTCGGCGTCAACGGTCTGCTGGCACTTGCCGGAGCCGAACGGCTCGGCTGGCGGGCCGGACCGCTGCGCCGCAACGCACCCGGTTGCAAGGGCCTTTGCCAGTGCGTGGTGGGCTGTCCCACCGGCGCGAAGCAGAGCGTCCAGCTGTCCGTGCTGCCCGAGGCGTGCGCCGCGGGAGCGCGCATCGTCACCGGCGCCCGCGTGCTGCGCGTCCTCCTCGACCGCGACGGCCCGGGCGGGCCACGGGCGGCGGGCGTCCGGGCGCGCCGGGCCGACGGCAGCGAACTGGAGATCCTCAGCCCCCTGGTCGTCACGGCCGCGGGCGCCCTGCAGACCCCGGCGCTGCTGCGCCGCTCGGGCCTGGGCCGCCACCCCCGCCTGGGCCGCAACCTCAGCGTGCATCCCGCCACCAGCGTCGCGGGCCGCTTCGCCGAACCGGTCGACTCCTGGACGGGCGTCCTGCAGAGCGTCGGCGTCGAGGAACTGCACGACCAGGGAATCCTGATCGAGGCGACCGCCAGCCCGCCCGGCATGAGCAGCTTCGTGCTGCCCGGCCTGGGACGCTCCCTGCGCCGAGAACTGGAGACCGCCGACCGGCTCGCGGTCCTCGGCGCCATGATCGCGGACCGGCCGTCGGGCCGGGTGCGCGGTCGCGACCGTACGCTCGTGCGCTACCGCCTCGACCCCCGGGACGGCGCCCGGCTGATCACCGCCGTACGCGCCATGGGCCGGCTGCTCTTCGCGGCCGGCGCCCAGGAGGTCCTCACCGGAATCCCGCGCGCACCACGCGCCGACACCCCCGCCGGCCTGGACTCCCTGCTCGACACGGTCACCCCGCGCGATCTGCACTTGTCGGCCTTCCACCCGACCGGCACGGTCGCGGCGGGCGGGGACCCGCAGCGGGCCCCGGCCGACTCCGAGGGGCGGCTGAGGGGCGTGCGCGGCGTCCTCGTGGTGGACGCCTCCGTGCTGCCGGGCTGCCCCGAGGTGAACCCCCAGCTGAGCATCATGGCGGCCGCGCTGGCCGTCACGGAGAACTACCTGGAACGGGAGGTGAGCACGCGGACCAGCACGGCCGCGTGA
- a CDS encoding response regulator transcription factor yields MCAHVLVAEDDEMQAELIRRSLLAEGHTATVVHDGAAALDAARRLRPDLVVLDLMLPVVDGFGVCRVLRGSDPAGDGIPVLMLTARSEEDDVLLGLELGADDYMTKPYSPRELMARIRTVLRRSGRTVGVREDPVVRAAGLAVDPDRHEVRCDGEPVECTPAEFQILLAMAGEPERVFTRRQLLQATRGFDRSSTERAVDVHIMNLRKKIEADPRRPVRLLTVFGVGYKLSGGRP; encoded by the coding sequence GTGTGCGCACATGTGCTGGTCGCCGAGGACGACGAGATGCAGGCCGAACTCATACGCCGTTCCCTGCTGGCCGAGGGACACACGGCCACCGTCGTGCACGACGGTGCGGCGGCGCTGGACGCCGCCCGGCGGCTGAGACCCGACCTGGTCGTCCTGGACCTGATGCTGCCCGTGGTCGACGGCTTCGGGGTGTGCCGTGTGCTGCGCGGCTCCGACCCCGCGGGCGACGGCATCCCGGTGCTGATGCTGACCGCCCGCTCCGAGGAGGACGACGTCCTGCTCGGCCTGGAGCTGGGTGCGGACGACTACATGACCAAGCCCTACAGTCCGCGCGAGCTGATGGCCCGGATCCGCACCGTGCTGCGGCGCAGTGGGCGGACGGTGGGCGTGCGCGAGGACCCGGTGGTCCGCGCGGCCGGCCTCGCCGTCGACCCGGATCGGCACGAGGTGCGCTGTGACGGCGAGCCGGTGGAGTGCACCCCGGCCGAGTTCCAGATCCTGCTGGCCATGGCCGGCGAGCCGGAACGGGTCTTCACCCGGCGGCAGTTGCTGCAGGCCACCCGCGGCTTCGACCGGTCCTCCACCGAGCGGGCCGTCGACGTGCACATCATGAACCTGCGCAAGAAGATCGAGGCCGACCCACGCAGGCCGGTCAGGCTGCTGACCGTGTTCGGGGTGGGCTACAAGCTCAGCGGTGGCCGGCCGTGA
- a CDS encoding M1 family metallopeptidase, with product MSQSRPRAVRRTVVTLTVPVAVAALLAGAGTAVADTAGTSGVGDPYFPLAGNGGYHVEHYDLTLRYDTGSRHLDGTAVLTVRATQRLSRFDLDFKGLKVTGLTVDRAAAGFRRDGQELVVTPRRTLHPGQEFRVKVTYGGVPRKVTDPDGSADGWIATDDGAFVAGEPQGAMTWFPANNHPKDKSSYDITITVPKGRTAVSNGRLLGRRTAHGRTTFHWRQSEPMAAYLATATVGRFKVEQYTTRDGLHVYNAVDPREAAAAAPVLKQLPSVLEWQSKVFGPYPFRDAGSIVDKANVGYALETQSRPLYDRAPDLGTLVHENAHQWFGDSVSLTSWKDIWLNEGFATYAEWLYSEQHGAATAQKIFDTLYARPASDGLWAFPPGDPGSGKNIFGNPVYARGAMTLHELRKAVGDPVFFRILRDWAGRHRGGHGTTEQFVNLARQESGKDLNSLFQTWLYAPGKPNRA from the coding sequence GTGAGCCAGTCCCGTCCACGGGCCGTCAGACGTACCGTCGTGACCCTGACGGTCCCCGTCGCCGTCGCGGCCCTGCTCGCCGGCGCCGGAACGGCGGTCGCCGACACCGCCGGCACCTCCGGCGTCGGCGACCCGTACTTCCCGCTCGCCGGCAACGGCGGCTACCACGTCGAGCACTACGACCTGACGCTCCGTTACGACACCGGAAGCCGCCACCTGGACGGCACCGCGGTCCTGACCGTCCGTGCCACCCAGCGCCTTTCGCGCTTCGACCTCGACTTCAAGGGGCTGAAGGTCACCGGCCTGACGGTCGACCGCGCGGCGGCCGGCTTCCGTCGCGACGGCCAGGAACTCGTCGTCACCCCGCGCCGAACCCTCCACCCGGGCCAGGAGTTCCGCGTCAAAGTCACCTACGGCGGCGTCCCCAGGAAGGTCACCGACCCCGACGGGTCGGCGGACGGCTGGATCGCCACCGACGACGGCGCCTTCGTCGCCGGGGAGCCGCAGGGCGCGATGACCTGGTTCCCGGCGAACAACCACCCCAAGGACAAGTCGTCCTACGACATCACGATCACCGTCCCCAAGGGCCGCACCGCCGTCTCCAACGGCCGGCTGCTGGGCCGGCGCACCGCGCACGGGCGTACCACGTTCCACTGGCGCCAGAGCGAGCCCATGGCCGCCTACCTGGCCACCGCGACCGTCGGCAGGTTCAAGGTCGAGCAGTACACCACCCGCGACGGCCTCCACGTCTACAACGCCGTCGATCCGCGCGAGGCGGCCGCCGCCGCGCCCGTGCTCAAGCAACTGCCGTCCGTCCTGGAGTGGCAGAGCAAGGTCTTCGGGCCCTACCCGTTCCGCGACGCGGGCTCGATCGTCGACAAGGCGAACGTCGGCTACGCCCTGGAGACCCAGTCGCGTCCCCTCTACGACCGGGCACCCGACCTGGGCACCCTGGTGCACGAGAACGCCCACCAGTGGTTCGGCGACTCCGTGTCCCTGACCTCCTGGAAGGACATCTGGCTCAACGAGGGCTTCGCCACCTATGCCGAGTGGCTCTACAGCGAGCAGCACGGCGCCGCCACCGCCCAGAAGATCTTCGACACCCTCTACGCCCGCCCCGCGAGCGACGGCCTGTGGGCCTTCCCGCCCGGCGACCCCGGCAGCGGCAAGAACATCTTCGGCAACCCCGTCTACGCCCGCGGCGCCATGACCCTCCACGAACTGCGCAAGGCCGTCGGCGACCCGGTGTTCTTCCGCATCCTGCGGGACTGGGCCGGCCGGCACCGGGGCGGCCACGGCACGACGGAGCAGTTCGTGAACCTGGCCCGACAGGAGTCCGGCAAGGACCTGAACAGCCTGTTCCAGACCTGGCTCTACGCCCCGGGCAAGCCGAACAGGGCGTAG
- a CDS encoding FAD-binding dehydrogenase, whose protein sequence is MDADVIVVGAGLAGLVAAHELTGKGRRVALVDQENAANLGGQAFWSFGGLFLVDTPEQRRLGIKDSFDLAWSDWQGSARFDRVADEDSWAVRWARAYVEWAAGEKRSWLDGHGIKLLPTVGWAERGDLRADGHGNSVPRFHVTWGTGTGVVEPFVDSARQAARDGLLTFYHRHQVDELVIEDGAARGVRGTVLAEDRSARGVASNRDRVGDFELTAQAVVVTTGGIGANHDIVRRYWPERLGTPPAEMVTGVPAYVDGRMLDISAEAGVRLVNRDRMWHYTEGVRNWDPIWPGHGIRILPGPSSMWFDALGRRLPDPCLPGYDTLSTLEHLRTTEDIAGYDHSWFILTRKIIEKEFALSGSEQNPDITAKDRAAVLKNRLGKGVPGPVDAFLRKGADFVTAPNLEQLVAKMNELTDKPLLDAAELRRQIEARDLQLANPYSKDAQIQGIRNARRYIGDRLGRVATPHRILDPAAGPLIGVKLHVLTRKTLGGIQTDLDSRALGTDGTPIDGLYAAGEVAGFGGGGVHGYNALEGTFLGGCLFSGRAAGRAAAAQSA, encoded by the coding sequence ATGGATGCGGACGTCATCGTCGTCGGAGCGGGCCTGGCGGGCCTGGTCGCCGCGCACGAACTCACCGGCAAGGGGCGGCGCGTCGCCCTGGTCGACCAGGAGAACGCCGCCAACCTCGGCGGCCAGGCGTTCTGGTCCTTCGGCGGGCTCTTCCTCGTCGACACCCCGGAGCAGCGCCGCCTGGGCATCAAGGACTCCTTCGACCTGGCCTGGAGCGACTGGCAGGGCAGCGCACGGTTCGACCGGGTGGCCGACGAGGACTCCTGGGCGGTGCGCTGGGCGCGCGCCTATGTCGAGTGGGCGGCCGGGGAGAAACGGTCCTGGCTGGACGGGCACGGCATCAAGCTGCTGCCGACGGTCGGCTGGGCCGAGCGCGGCGACCTGCGCGCCGACGGGCACGGCAACTCCGTACCTCGCTTCCACGTCACCTGGGGCACCGGCACCGGTGTGGTCGAGCCCTTCGTGGACTCCGCCCGGCAGGCCGCTCGCGACGGGCTGCTCACCTTCTACCACCGCCACCAGGTCGACGAGCTCGTGATCGAGGACGGCGCCGCCCGCGGCGTACGCGGCACGGTGCTCGCCGAGGACCGCTCGGCGCGCGGCGTCGCCTCCAACCGCGACCGGGTCGGCGACTTCGAACTCACCGCCCAGGCCGTCGTCGTCACCACCGGCGGCATCGGCGCCAACCACGACATCGTGCGCCGCTACTGGCCCGAGCGCCTGGGCACCCCGCCCGCCGAGATGGTCACCGGCGTGCCCGCCTACGTCGACGGCCGCATGCTCGACATCAGCGCCGAGGCGGGCGTACGCCTGGTCAACCGCGACCGCATGTGGCACTACACCGAGGGCGTGCGGAACTGGGACCCGATCTGGCCCGGTCACGGCATCCGCATCCTGCCGGGCCCGTCCTCCATGTGGTTCGACGCGCTCGGCCGCCGGCTGCCCGACCCGTGCCTGCCCGGCTACGACACCCTCAGCACCCTCGAACACCTGCGCACCACCGAGGACATCGCCGGATACGACCACTCCTGGTTCATCCTCACCCGGAAGATCATCGAGAAGGAGTTCGCGCTCTCCGGCTCCGAGCAGAACCCCGACATCACCGCCAAGGACCGGGCGGCCGTCCTCAAGAACCGCCTCGGCAAGGGCGTCCCGGGCCCGGTCGACGCCTTCCTGCGCAAGGGCGCCGACTTCGTGACCGCCCCGAACCTGGAGCAGCTGGTGGCGAAGATGAACGAGCTGACGGACAAGCCGCTCCTCGACGCGGCCGAACTGCGCCGCCAGATCGAGGCCCGCGACCTGCAACTGGCCAACCCCTACAGCAAGGACGCCCAGATCCAGGGCATCCGCAACGCCCGCCGCTACATCGGCGACCGCCTCGGCCGCGTCGCCACCCCGCACCGCATTCTCGACCCCGCCGCCGGCCCCCTGATCGGCGTCAAGCTGCACGTCCTGACCCGCAAGACCCTCGGCGGCATCCAGACCGACCTCGACTCCCGCGCCCTCGGCACCGACGGCACTCCCATCGACGGCCTGTACGCGGCCGGCGAGGTCGCCGGCTTCGGCGGCGGCGGGGTGCACGGCTACAACGCCCTGGAGGGCACCTTCCTCGGCGGCTGTCTCTTCTCGGGCCGGGCGGCCGGCCGGGCGGCGGCCGCGCAGTCGGCCTGA
- a CDS encoding L,D-transpeptidase family protein, translated as MITRRHHVVLLAASLLLTGCGSGAVASQGHPSGAATPRTTSPAIPVPEPSSATTAESAPSGLPGLGPKTLAAIPADARQAVVVTGKGRNSPMSTLVLYERTATGWRADANWPAHNALRGWSDHHMAGDLRSPIGVYGLTDAGGLRADPGTRLPYHHSWGFTSPGTGFEGESLAGSFDYVVAINYNRKNGTSPLDWTRPLGAKRGGGVWIHVDHGGPTHGCVSIAEQHMKELLRALDPGRHPVVVMGDADALAR; from the coding sequence ATGATCACGCGCAGACACCATGTCGTCCTGCTCGCCGCGTCCCTCCTGCTGACGGGATGCGGCAGCGGGGCCGTGGCCTCGCAGGGCCACCCCTCCGGCGCCGCCACGCCGAGGACGACATCCCCGGCCATACCGGTCCCCGAGCCGTCGTCCGCGACGACCGCCGAGTCCGCCCCGAGCGGCCTGCCCGGCCTGGGGCCGAAGACACTGGCCGCGATACCCGCCGACGCCCGCCAGGCCGTCGTGGTCACCGGCAAGGGCCGCAACTCCCCGATGTCCACGCTCGTCCTGTACGAACGTACCGCCACCGGCTGGCGAGCCGACGCCAACTGGCCCGCGCACAACGCACTTCGCGGCTGGAGCGACCACCACATGGCCGGTGACCTGCGCTCGCCCATCGGCGTCTATGGCCTCACCGACGCGGGCGGCCTGCGCGCCGACCCCGGCACCCGGCTGCCGTACCACCACTCCTGGGGCTTCACCTCGCCCGGCACAGGGTTCGAGGGGGAGTCGCTCGCGGGCTCCTTCGACTATGTCGTCGCCATCAACTACAACCGCAAGAACGGTACTTCGCCCCTCGACTGGACCCGTCCGCTCGGGGCGAAGCGCGGCGGCGGCGTATGGATCCACGTGGACCACGGCGGCCCCACCCACGGCTGCGTCAGCATCGCCGAGCAGCACATGAAGGAGCTGCTGCGCGCCTTGGACCCCGGCCGCCACCCCGTCGTCGTGATGGGCGACGCCGACGCCCTCGCCCGCTGA